The following are from one region of the Polaribacter marinaquae genome:
- a CDS encoding lycopene cyclase family protein, with product MKKYDYIIAGSGCAGLSLLYRILKEPTLQHKSILVIDKDSKKNNDRTWCYWEKEAGIFDELVSSKWNNLAFLTTGFEKNLDLGSYTYKMIQGLDFYQYVLNYAQKFTNVTFVQENILSISSDDSVGIVKTNLASYTSKVVFNSTSLFNPVITEQNSLLQHFKGWVIKTETAQFDKNVGRLMDFTVSQEHGATFMYVLPTSSTEALVEYTLFTPKLIEKEDYKKALVKYIKEDLKIEKYTITHEEFGIIPMSLANFKRTEDKTIINIGTAGGFTKASSGYTFQFIQKNLSEIILDLKNNRPILNKTTFKDKLYNWYDRTLIDVLLSNKLTGKEVFTRIFKKNSPEKILAFLGNESSLKEDVLIMKNLPLLPFLMAGIRQLFTKR from the coding sequence ATGAAAAAATACGATTATATTATTGCAGGTTCTGGATGCGCAGGTTTAAGCTTGCTATATCGCATATTAAAAGAACCTACACTACAACATAAATCTATTTTAGTAATCGATAAAGACTCTAAAAAAAACAATGATAGAACTTGGTGTTATTGGGAAAAAGAAGCTGGTATTTTTGATGAGCTTGTTTCTTCAAAATGGAATAATCTTGCTTTTCTAACTACAGGTTTTGAAAAAAATCTAGATTTAGGCAGTTATACTTACAAGATGATTCAAGGGTTAGATTTTTATCAGTATGTATTAAATTATGCCCAAAAGTTTACTAACGTAACTTTTGTTCAAGAAAATATTCTTTCCATTTCTTCTGATGATAGTGTTGGCATTGTAAAAACAAACCTTGCTAGTTATACGAGTAAAGTAGTATTTAATTCAACAAGTTTATTCAATCCTGTTATAACAGAACAAAACTCTCTTTTACAACATTTTAAAGGTTGGGTTATTAAAACTGAAACTGCACAATTCGACAAAAATGTTGGTAGATTAATGGATTTTACCGTTTCGCAAGAACATGGCGCAACTTTTATGTACGTTTTACCTACTTCTAGCACAGAAGCTTTGGTAGAATATACTTTATTTACACCAAAACTTATAGAAAAAGAAGACTACAAGAAAGCTTTGGTAAAATATATTAAAGAAGATTTAAAAATAGAAAAGTACACAATTACTCACGAAGAATTTGGAATTATACCAATGTCTCTTGCCAATTTTAAAAGAACCGAAGACAAAACAATAATAAACATTGGTACTGCTGGCGGATTCACAAAAGCAAGCAGTGGTTATACGTTTCAGTTTATTCAAAAAAATCTATCAGAAATCATATTAGATTTAAAAAATAATCGTCCAATTTTAAATAAAACTACTTTTAAAGACAAACTTTATAATTGGTACGATAGAACTTTAATTGATGTACTACTTTCTAATAAATTAACCGGTAAAGAGGTTTTTACAAGAATATTCAAAAAGAATTCCCCAGAAAAAATTTTAGCTTTTTTAGGAAATGAAAGTAGTTTAAAAGAAGATGTTTTAATTATGAAAAACTTACCTCTTCTTCCTTTTTTAATGGCTGGTATTCGACAACTTTTTACCAAAAGATAA